Within Quercus lobata isolate SW786 chromosome 5, ValleyOak3.0 Primary Assembly, whole genome shotgun sequence, the genomic segment CCCATCTGAAAATCCAACCCAATTGAGAATATATTAAAATGTTATTAGGTATACGTAGTAggatgtattaaattttaagtaaaaagctgatgtaacaattttttattagatggtgtaaaacatggaTTTTACACACCACATTCTTACCAAATTCGTACTcataaaaaaaacctctaaatGTTGGAAAAACTAAAtggttaggaaaaaaaagagcccattttccttttctttgtatGTGTacgtgtgtttgtttcttaaaaaaaaaaagaaagaaaaagaaaattgattgaACGGTAAAGGAGTAAGCAACTTTACAAAGTCTCAACCTAATGAAAGCCCCCTActaaacatatatattaaaaaatattaggaagaaaaaaaaaatcgattgAATGGTAAACAAATAAGCAACTTTACAAAGTCTCAATCTAATGAAAGCCCACTACTAAacttatatattaaataattattaaaaaaaaaaaaaaaaaaaaagaacaacaacaacaacaataacaacaaccaaAGTTCAGAGTTCAGTTAACACAACAGTTTCAAATTTTGACGCAAGAATGACTAGAGCACAACTACAATAATaactagaaaaaagaaaaagaaaaaaagaagcaaaatatgctAATAAGTAGGGTTAATTTTTTGTGCAACAGGGCTTTCCTTCATGAAGAAGTATCGCCACTAGGGGTATTAACAGggaggagaaaaaggaaaacaagcaTCCCTTttacattttcataacaatGGGGATATGGAAGCTATTCCTCATAGTAGTGTGTTTGTTTCAATTTCTAAGAGTAATACCACCTTTATATAGAGTATGGTACCCTAATTAGATTAAAATATTCTAGACCTTGGACATGTAAGGAGGCTATCGAGATTTAATTTGGTAAGGCATAGTATACTCATTTTCTGCAATAATGTTAACAACAAACATATCACACTAAATCACTTCTTTAAGACAATATTTGCTCACACTCGAAAGATATCCTGAATTATTTCTAACAAATTATTTCTAAGAGAATTCCAGAATTTCcttgtatatgtatattataCAGAAAAAAAccgaaaaaaattatataaagtcAATGAAATGACACCAATGAAGAGATACAATTGAAGAATTACAACCttcaaaatattgttaaaattgTTATAAGAAGTTAAAATGGTCATTACTTGCTTAATTAAAGCAcatttattttgtgtaattttataaaattttgaaaccttaaATTGTTTCTCTCGACTCTTCACTCGAGCGAAGTTAATTGAGAGTGAATTGGTTTTCACTTTAGCGGAATGGCTTTTGAAAGTTTCATTTTTGTGTAAGTAGAATTCAAACACAAGTTTCTTATTCCACGATAACCcgcacaaactcaaatttattTCAACGTTATTGGCTTGTAGCCTTGTACAATAGCCTCATATTTGTTTGCAATATCATTGGCACCATCATTTTCCTGCCATGTGGTTCTGTCTCTCTCCTTCTTGTtttaaaagtttatcaaaattGATAGTACTCAACTTTGACTTCTACTAGCGCTAGCTATCTCACAAAAATTTGTACTAGCTCAAGCTAACCTGGTCACTTCGTCAATCAAACCAACTCTTCTGCTTGACTCCTATTATACTTTTCtctgccttttctttttaactcTTGTTCgtagtactatatatatacatgcagtGTAACTCATTGAAAGCACCAAAGGAGctagaaagagtgagagagatggaAAAAGATGATAATCTTCCTCTTTTTGAAACAAAGTCAGCCAAGGGACGAATCCTTTTCCAATTCTATTCACTTTTAATTTTCGTGGGAACATGCTTCATCTTCGCATATAGACTGAGCCACATACCAGCAAAAGGAGAACCAGGAAGATGGGCATGGATGGGATTGTTTTTCTCAGaactttggttttctttttattggtttGTCACTACGGTTGTCCGATGGAACCCCATCTATCGTAACACTTTCAAAGATCGCCTCTCTCACAGGTATATCTCTTTGTTTCACATGCCTAGcaagcttatatatatatcGCATGCAAACTTGATTTTCTATGTATGCGTTTGTCTATTACATGCTTTTCTTGCTAAGTGtgattgtatatatataataagcaGATACGAAAAGGCTTTGCCTGGCATAGACATATTTATTTGCACCGCAGACCCTGTGATAGAACCACCAGTTATGGTGATAAACACAATCCTATCAGTCATGGCTTATGACTATCCACCCGAGAAGCTAAACATTTATCTATCAGATGATGGTGGTTCAGATTTGACGTTTTATGCTATGCTAGAGGCCTCACGTTTCTCAAAGATCTGGCTACCGTTTTGCAAGAAGTTCAAAGTAGAACCAAGATCGCCGGAGGCTTATTTCCGCACAGCTGTTGAGCCACTTGAGGAGCCTATCATGGCCAAGGAGTGGTCAACTGTTAAGGTACATCTCTTGCTATCATGCTCTCCTCATCATTTGCAAAACACCATTCATTGTTGGATGGAATAAGATGACCCTCAtcatttcaattgaaaaaaaaaaaaaaaaaaaaacccttcactTTAAGGTTATTAACATTTTACTATTTCttagatcatatatatatatatatatatatatatgagaaatcctTCTTTACATGGTAAAATACCatctaaatttatattgtagaaacaaaaaaaaaatagtaaatgttgtacatatttataaaaagtgtacaatatttattagtttttgcaAATTTGGTATTTGTCACTCTTCATatgttaacaatataaaatatttatatacttTGCTCGTTGTGAAGAGCTTTATAACCTAACTGACAGTCATCTCATGTTTTCAACCGACCATCATGATTTAAATTCATCCAAcctcaacttaaaaaaaaaaaaaaaaaaaaaaaaaaaaaaaaaaaaaaaaactgtagttAATAGTAGACTGGTGAAATACCGTGCGTATAGAAGCAAGGATACAGCTTGAGCAATAAGCTGTAAATACAAGTCAAGAGATTTGTTACTGTGGTCTCCCGGGTgtatgtctcttttttttttaatccaattttaattttatcagtATTGTGCTCTCTCCATCTATTGGGAAAAGCATCATTGTAGGTTACAGATACAAAAATTGTCTTCGGGTTCAAATATCtgataattttcatttaattttctttctgtATGTTCTTGGTCCATTTTggaaaaaagttacaaaaacagTGTCACCACTCACCAGTTAGtaggtaagaaagaaaaaggagcataCGGTATCATTCAAAGAGACCCTCCTCCACAATTCAATGGGACATCATTCGGGTCAGTTGTCACTGTGCATTACCTTTTAGGTGTGGGCCTCTGTTGCTCTGTCCAGAaacaaatcaaaatataaataccGCAGTACCAGGATGCTTTGTCCAGAGAAAATATGGTCCATTGGTACCTACCCCAAACATTTGCATGGAAAACTCATGGGagaattaatttttaatgaatgcTCACCTTTTAAGTAGGGCTGGGTTGAATGATGGGATTTCTGCCTTTTATGATTTTATCTTATCTTGTCTTTGACTGAGAAAATATGGTCCATTGGTACCTACCCCAAAAATTTGCATGGAAAACTCATGGtagataattaatttttaatgaatgcTCACCTTTTAAGTAGGGCTGGGTTGAATGATGGGATTTCTGCCTTTTATGATTTTATCTTATCTTGTCTTTGACTTGTGCTGTATGGTGGGGCAAATTGCCTTCCACATCCTCGcatacaaaattttacattGTGTTAATCTGTCACACTCCTTCCGCACacctattataattttttttaatataaaacttgtttcattaatataaaaatacttaaaattaaaattaaaattattattttaatcaaactaaTTCTAAgtataaattgaataatattatccaaagtgtttaacaagataatatcaaaataaaacaaaaaaccttaatattcatgcatttaaatacttaataataaaaattaagtcTTTAACACTAGTAGAGTGAGTCGGAACGGGGATGGGGTAGGGCTAAAAAGCCTAAACTCATCCCCCGCCCACCACCTTAATTTGCAGGGCGAGAAAAACTCTCGCAGGTTGGAGTGAAATGGAGCAGGTCAAGGCAAGACAGGAAAAAATGATCATCTCAGTAGCTTCTTGATGATTGattgtttgttattattttctacAATAAGTCATGGTTTGGAAATTGTGGCAGctcaaattattaatatactTGGAACTTTGGAAGTGCAGGTTGAGGCAACTCAAAGTTACCATAAACACAAACAAGGGGTAggaattatgaatttatttttggaagaaatgGGTATCATGACCATGTGCCTATCTCTTTCAACGATGGGTATTTATGAATGTaatatgtaaggactcaatttgtaacgactcCAAAATGATGTTGAGTTCGTAcgttaaaaggcccaaacaataaaatttgtagagcgtgggcttgaaaggctaggccttggtcaccgaacggtggttagtcatggtgttcatacagaattaaaccaTGTTCGCTGGAGGAATCTTTCTCCTCGATACGGCCTGGTAGGCTCtagttcttggccttttttcccaaccccttttttggacttctccttttatattagtctTTACCCCTcttccaacgtccacgtgtaggttcaactttccagggctgatacttgtcccatcagtccatactcaaagtggttgggggtggttgtaaaagctgaaaagcattgctctgtccggcgcagagtatttaattgcagtaatagcagtctttcctttgtcctttatCAACATATTGTCCAGAGCTCCCTTATCTATCAATGCGAATGTGTTCGGCTCTttccaaaactgttcctatgGCGTTCtagccctttcttttaggagtgcCTTGGGGATGCCGAGGATAGAGTCATTCTCGGCCATTTCTCAAGGCTATCTGGACTTTCACTGTAGGTTCTTGGCTATATCCCTCCTCGACTCGgaccttgggccccaatgtaaagtAGGCCAGGGTCACAAATCCTCTGGCCCCACATAATACATTACCTTTTTCATGAGATCAGTAAAAGTAGTACTTTGgcatgaaaaagaagaagtaaaactAATACTTCCACCATTCTAAAATGGATACCTCTTGAAATATGTGAGTACATTGcatcatataaaatataattcatgTATAATacttattcattatattatatttgataattatatcACGTCATTAAAAAGAGGAAACATGAATTTTCGTGCTTAATATAATTCATTTATATATGAACATGTTTTTGAatgaattcacaaatatttaattactttaattaaattaattacacaacattttatatattttgcttttcttttttgctagtttttgtttcaattgttgttaaaacaactaaatttgaACATGAGTGTTATAtaccaaatgaatttttttttttaatataaatcttaaataataatCACATATTTTTCAGTCCACACCTTtgtttacacacacacacacacatatatacattgCTAAATAgttgttagaaattttttataattaaaaatataaaaaattaattaaataaaattatttatctttgaatacaaataaataataaaaattaaaacatttacTTAGTTAAAAAggttaaaattaattaattcattaaaactTTTACTTGGATGGAAGGTTAAATGAATAATACCTATACACCTTTCAAAGAAGATTGATACATAGAACTAATCAAAAAATGAGGTGGAATGTCAAATGAgagaattatcaaaaaatacgTCATATAATGGAACCTTATGTTTTCAGTCATGAGattattacttttatatatataattacgaTGTTTTGATTGTTAATCCATCTAAAAACATATGaaagcaaccaaaaataaaatcattataaACTCATCAAAAGGCTTCTAGGAAGATTGTTATATCTATTTTGTATCTTTTTGATCATTTGCAAAGtcatctatttattttgtacctATTTTGAGATTAGGTTGAAAATCAATAGACAAACATCTTGTAAATTTCcttctttactttatttttgaattcatgtACGtgtgctaaaaactaaaatcgTATTTCATGTTCTATGTAGATGTTATATGAAGACATGAAGAAACGGATTGAAAACATCACAAAACTAGGTCGAATATCTAAAGAGATAAGCAAAGAACACAAGGGATTCAATGAGTGGATATTGGTTGCAAGCCGACGTGACCATCAAACAATTCTTCAAGTACATACTTTATATTCTCTTTGTCTCATGAATTGAATATACtatagtatttaaattttattcaattgcatggtttagttaattaattaataataactaatttgtAGATACTTATTGATGGGAGAGACTCTGAGGCTGTCGACATTCAAGGACAACCTTTACCTACCTTGGTATACTTGGCACGTGAAAAGAGACCCCAATACCATCACCATTTTAAGGCAGGAGCCATGAATGCAATGGTAAACCATACATCATATCTGCATGCAAAATGCTTTACCAAGCTAATTCTTAGTTTGTTAGTATGTTATACTCATAATCATCTttcctaatttaaaaaaaaaaaaaaaaaaaattagataagggTGTCATCAAGGATAAGCAATAGTCCAATAATTCTTAACGTGGATTGCGATATGTACTCAAACAATTCAAAGTCAGTTAGAGAAGCTTCATGCTTTTTTATGGATGAAGAAAAGGGAAATGAAGTTGGCTTTGTACAGTTTCCACAAGCATTCGAGAACCTAACAAAAAATGATGTTTATAGTAGTTCCTTGAATGTAATAATGGAGGTAAGCatcaaaaaataacttataGTGATTTCAATATGTTGAATTGAAAATGCATACCCTTGAGTAGAgaagattttaacaaaatttctaTCGTGCTGTACATTGAAACAAAGATGGAGATGCCAGGATATGATGGGAATGGAGGATCTTGCTATATTGGTACTGGGTGCTTCCACAGAAGAGAGGCTCTTTCTGGGCAAAAGTATAGCAAGAATTATAAGGTAGATTGGAAGAGATCGAGCAATAGAAGTGTAGAGGAGAGTACAAGTGTACTAGAAGAGAAATGCAAAGTCCTTGCAAGTTCTAGCTATGAAGAGAACTCTCAGTGGGGAAAAGAGgtatgtgcgtgtgtgtgtgttcaatTCATTTGAACCACTTATATGCTTATTTGtgatgtgtgtgtatgtgtacaaTTCATTTGATCCTCATATACACTTATTTGCAGATGGGTTTGAAGTATGACTGTGCAGTGGAAGATTTATTAACAGGATTAGCCATGCAATGTCGAGATTGGAGATCCATATATTTCAATCCAGAAAGGAAGAGCTTTCTAGGAGTTGCTCCCACAACACTACTACAGTCCCTTGTACAACACAAAAGATGGTCTGAAGGTGATTTTCATATATTTGCCTCCAGGAATTGTCCCTTTGTGCTTGGATATAAAAAGATTCCTCTAAAACTTCAACTTTCATACTGTATCTACTTGCTATGGGCTCCAAACTGCTTGACTACGTTGTACTATGTTACTGTGCCATCTCTATGCTTGTTTAGAGGCATATCCTTGTTTCCACAGGTAAGAGACTTTTATTTCTTGAATTGAAGTTGAATATTATTGTTGCGAAATTATCTCCTAAGAATATATTGATCTTGCACTAGCAGATTTCAAGCTCATGGGTCCTAGCATTTGTATTTGTTATCTTTCTCCACCGTACTTACAGCCTTGGAGAATTTATTTGGTTTGGGGGCACATTCAAGGGTTGGTGGAATGATCAAAGGATGTGGCTATATAAAAGAACAACTTCCTACTTCTTTGGCTTGTTGGACTATATCCTAAAACGACTAGGGTTTTCAAAGTCGGCCTTTGTCATCACAACAAAGGTGGCTGATGATGATGTGTCACAGAGATATGAGCAAGAGGTCATGGAGTTTGGTACTTCTTCTCCAATGTTTACCATTTTAGCAACACTTGCATTGCTAAACGCCTTTTGTTTCATTGGTGCATTGAAGAGGGTGATTGCAGAtgtggaaattttgttttgggaaCGATTTGCATTGCAGATTCTTCTATGTGGTCTGCTAGTTTTCATCAACCTTCCAGTTTACCAAGGTCTTTTTTTCAGGAAAGACGTTGCTAGCCTGCCCACCTCTGTAACAATCAAATCAACTATGTTTGCTCTATTGGCTTGTGCAATAACCCTATTATAATTTCTATGTTTGCGCCTTGTAAAACTTCCGTTGGTTAAGACCCCGTATTAGCTTGGACCACTACCCCTTGCTTCTTAGCCTCtctagaatttgattttttatgtacttttttttttttttttgcttcattACTTAAATCTGTTTATTAGTATCTAGAAACTGAAAActagtatttattgttattgcGCTTATGTTGAGTCATATCAACATAGCATTTCGATGCATTTTGgttcattttggtccattttagtccacttcagtccatttaCTTaagaatggtaaaaaaaaaaaaaaaacagttttttttttttttttttttttgagagaatacttaatctaaatccaaatttattaaaaaatatatatagatctCAAATTTGTGGCActaaaaaatcaacaaatagaACTAAACGCTGAATTTGGCTAGCTAGAGTTGGAAGTCTTGCAAGCTTTAGTGACTAGTATCTCCTAATATACTCTAATGTCAGAgaagacattatttttattatttttattttttatttttatagagaaAAAACACCATAAacttttattatgaaattagcCATAATTAGTCAAAACTACGTTAGAAAAGTGTGGATGAACATTTTCCTTCCACATAGATAAATCAATAACATGTCTCACATAAAATTGATGTTGCATATATAAGAGGGAGGGTCCATGATCTATGGGTCCACAATAATGCTCAAATGGGTCGCCATGCCCAATTTATATTTGAGCATAATTCAAACCCTCATCCCGCcctaggggtggcaaatgggcgggttgggtcataaatgggttgggtcataGATGGGTTGGGTGTATAATTacccatttatccatttatgacccgtttatatataaattaattatccattaccaacccaacccatttaattagtaacccactcatttaacccaatatgaccCAAATGCCTCTAAAACTACTTGAATACCCTCTTAACctccaaaatacccataaatacctaaaatgatgcaaatacccctaatcttccaaaattaccaatatacccttggacatccaaaattatcccaaaatacccatgaaacctctaaaatgaccaaaatacccctgatatctctaaaatcaccaaatatgcttaaaaaccactaaaatgaccaaaataccccctaaaacccaaaaaatggccaaaatacccttgaaacctaaaaattaccaaaataccccccaaaacctaaaaaatgaccaaaatacctccaaaaccctaaaatgaccaaaatacccccaaaacccaaaaaatgaccaaaatacccttaaaacccaaaaaaatgaccaaaataccatcaaaacctaaaaatgaccaaaatacctctgaaacccaaaaaatgaccaatgtacctccgaaacccaaaaaatgaccaaaatacccccaaaacctaaaaattaccaaaatacccttgaaacccaaaaaattaccaaaatacccccgaaacctaaaaatgaccaaaatacttccaaaacccaaaaaatggccaaaatacccccgaaacccaaaaatgaccaaaataccccgaaacctaaaaaatgaccaaagtaccttcgaaacccaaaaatgaccaaaataccccaaacctaaaaattaccaaaatacccaaaattaccaaaatacccccgaaacctaaaaatgaccaaaatacttccaaaacccaaaaaatggccaaaatacccccgaaacccaaaaatgaccaaaataccccgaaacctaaaaaatgaccaaaatacccctgaaacccaaaaactgaccaaaatacccccaaaacctaaaaattaccaaaataccctcgaaacccataaaattaccaaaatacccccaaaacctaaaaatgaccaaaatacccccaaaacctcaaaaaataccaaaatacccccgaaactcaaaaaata encodes:
- the LOC115989405 gene encoding cellulose synthase-like protein E6 isoform X1 translates to MQCNSLKAPKELERVREMEKDDNLPLFETKSAKGRILFQFYSLLIFVGTCFIFAYRLSHIPAKGEPGRWAWMGLFFSELWFSFYWFVTTVVRWNPIYRNTFKDRLSHRYEKALPGIDIFICTADPVIEPPVMVINTILSVMAYDYPPEKLNIYLSDDGGSDLTFYAMLEASRFSKIWLPFCKKFKVEPRSPEAYFRTAVEPLEEPIMAKEWSTVKMLYEDMKKRIENITKLGRISKEISKEHKGFNEWILVASRRDHQTILQILIDGRDSEAVDIQGQPLPTLVYLAREKRPQYHHHFKAGAMNAMIRVSSRISNSPIILNVDCDMYSNNSKSVREASCFFMDEEKGNEVGFVQFPQAFENLTKNDVYSSSLNVIMEMEMPGYDGNGGSCYIGTGCFHRREALSGQKYSKNYKVDWKRSSNRSVEESTSVLEEKCKVLASSSYEENSQWGKEMGLKYDCAVEDLLTGLAMQCRDWRSIYFNPERKSFLGVAPTTLLQSLVQHKRWSEGDFHIFASRNCPFVLGYKKIPLKLQLSYCIYLLWAPNCLTTLYYVTVPSLCLFRGISLFPQISSSWVLAFVFVIFLHRTYSLGEFIWFGGTFKGWWNDQRMWLYKRTTSYFFGLLDYILKRLGFSKSAFVITTKVADDDVSQRYEQEVMEFGTSSPMFTILATLALLNAFCFIGALKRVIADVEILFWERFALQILLCGLLVFINLPVYQGLFFRKDVASLPTSVTIKSTMFALLACAITLL
- the LOC115989405 gene encoding cellulose synthase-like protein E1 isoform X2; translated protein: MQCNSLKAPKELERVREMEKDDNLPLFETKSAKGRILFQFYSLLIFVGTCFIFAYRLSHIPAKGEPGRWAWMGLFFSELWFSFYWFVTTVVRWNPIYRNTFKDRLSHRYEKALPGIDIFICTADPVIEPPVMVINTILSVMAYDYPPEKLNIYLSDDGGSDLTFYAMLEASRFSKIWLPFCKKFKVEPRSPEAYFRTAVEPLEEPIMAKEWSTVKMLYEDMKKRIENITKLGRISKEISKEHKGFNEWILVASRRDHQTILQILIDGRDSEAVDIQGQPLPTLVYLAREKRPQYHHHFKAGAMNAMMEMPGYDGNGGSCYIGTGCFHRREALSGQKYSKNYKVDWKRSSNRSVEESTSVLEEKCKVLASSSYEENSQWGKEMGLKYDCAVEDLLTGLAMQCRDWRSIYFNPERKSFLGVAPTTLLQSLVQHKRWSEGDFHIFASRNCPFVLGYKKIPLKLQLSYCIYLLWAPNCLTTLYYVTVPSLCLFRGISLFPQISSSWVLAFVFVIFLHRTYSLGEFIWFGGTFKGWWNDQRMWLYKRTTSYFFGLLDYILKRLGFSKSAFVITTKVADDDVSQRYEQEVMEFGTSSPMFTILATLALLNAFCFIGALKRVIADVEILFWERFALQILLCGLLVFINLPVYQGLFFRKDVASLPTSVTIKSTMFALLACAITLL